One Hippoglossus stenolepis isolate QCI-W04-F060 chromosome 6, HSTE1.2, whole genome shotgun sequence genomic window, ACTCCATGAAGGTGGGAGAAGAGCAGCGGCAAGTCACTCATCAGCCTGTATTGAGATACCAGCCTCAGCTCAGTGGGGATGTCTGTTTCCTCAGAGTACTCAAAAATGGCTGCCATGTACTTGGACAGGTCCTGGCCTCTAGCTTTAGCTCGGCAGACCTCTTCTACCATAAGTTGGATGGCTGCATTAGAGCTGAAGGAGTTGGACCCAAAGTTCAGCCGCCTGTTAGCCTCTTCATCATCACTCTCTAGGCCTGAAGGCTCAAATCTGTGGTTAAAGCCCTGGGAGCAGATCACCAAGACAAAGTCACTCTCCCGGATCTGCCGGCAGTGCCAGGCCATACTCCCCTCCTCAGCCATGCTGAGAGAGTCCCACAGGTCCAGGCACACctggaaggagaaaaagagttTCATCTCAAAATGATCTAATAGAACAGCTCACTTAGATGGTCCTTATGAAAGTGAACATTAAGCCTTTAAATGTCGTGTCTGCTACCTGAGTGGCCATGTGCTGCTGTATGAAGGCCCCTAATTGCATGACAGCTTTGACATGTGCAGGACCATCAAAGCTGCTGTAGCAAATCAGCAGACGAGGAGGGGTCAGCCTACTTCTGGGTAATGATACCATTTCTTCCTGACTCCCGCTGTCATGGTATTGCTTGGTGATATCTGAAGGGACATTGAAACAGAAACCTGGTTACATTTTCACACGCTGCTGGTATTGGAAAAGATAGAGCAGATATGAACATGGTTTAAATGAACCGCTATTTTGGATTTATTAAATTGCGCCTAGTGAAATACAAACATGATGTATTGAATTTGTCTTTGCACCTGGTTTTATGTCACGTTTCTCCATCTGCAGCTCAGGCTTTCTCCTGGTGAGAGCAGCCAGTAGGACTGCAATAATGGCTACCACAGCCAGGCCCAGTGGAAGTATCAGAGCCAAGGAGGCAGTGACAAAGTGTGTCCTGGGACCTTCTGAGGAGGGGGAAAATGGGAGTACAGGACAAATCATTGACCAacaattattaaataatttggcattttgggaaatgtgcttATTTGCTTTAGTGGTGAGCAGTACCTTTGTGAATGTGCATCACCTGAACGTTGAAAGCTTTTCTCACTGCATCCACTTCGTTAGCAGCAATCTGTGACACAAGAAATGTTGAGTTCATCTGTGGCCTTGGTCGTTTTAGTTTGACAGGATATTGTTGAACCTAAAGGGTTATTTGGCCAATAAGACGCCACATAACAAGCTGTAAGCACAACATCAACATCACCTTATAAACATGTTAGGTAGTAGTTGCCTATTTgagaacaaatacaaagattTGCTTTTATTTAGGATTGTGTCTATGGCCATCTGATATGCAGCGTTTCCACGGAATTAAATCTATGGCGGTAACAGTGGTGcacgtgcatgcacacaaagGTCTCTCTCATGCGCAACAGATTCAGAGTGACAATGTAAAATACCTTATGTTATaatgtgtaaaaaatgtttgGTTCCTCATGAAACTGTCACGGGACAAAGTAGAATATGGCAGACCACCACAGTCTATGGGAAACACTGTGGAAATAACCTCTTTCCTATGATCTCTACGTTTTCTCCATCAACTCCAGATGTCAAATTCTCTAAATGTTCACCAACCAGGCACTAATTTAGATTGTCATTGATATCAgtttcacttgaactcaaagccctctctcttttctgaaGCTTGAACTGTGGACAATTTTGTCAAACTACAAGAAATGCTGAGTCAggacaaagaaaattaaaacatgtAGCTTAGCAAAGCAAACGTTTTTAACAACTGTCATATCAATATTATCATCAAATGCAAGGTCAAAAGTATAGATGACCTATAATCCAATTTTGTTTTACCTCACAAGTGTAATTGGTTCCTTCTTGGAGGTCATTCAGCTGATAGCTGTGgtgagttttgtttttggaaGAATTCTGCAGAAGATGGATAAATGGTTAGTGCAGATAGGGTCACATAATTATCAAATATGTCtggaatagaaataaaataatcaattgaTGCACTGATTGATAACAAAtaagcaaaataaacataaagctGCAGAAGGCTTAACCACCCACAGGCGTTATTTCTGTGTAGTTCTGCATTCCGTTTGCATAACAAAGGGAGAAGTAACTTGTGATGCCCAGGTTTTGGGGAGCCAGGTTAAACGTCACGGTGATGGCAGTCCCTTCCTGCTGCACCTCGACATATGTGGGATACCAGTCTACAAGCAGACCATAAAAATATTGATGTTGACGTAAAGCTGATCATAAGAAAATAATACATCTAACCTTTGTTTGGGAAGTATAAGGAAGTCTCACCATTTTTGCACTGCTCAAGGCCGTTCTTCTCTTCACAAGCTGCAAAACCATAACATGCATATTACTATACATTCGCCAGTGTTTGGACCACACATGCTtcctgatggtgtgtgtgtgtgtgtgtgtgtgtgtgtgtgtgtgtgtgtgtgtgtgtgtgtgtgtgtgtgtgtgtgtgtgtgtgtgtgtgtgtgtgtgtgtgtgtgtgtgtgtgtgtgtgtgtgtgtgtgtgtgtgtgtgtgtgtgtgtgtgtgtgtgtgtgtgtgtgtgtgtgtgtgtgtgtgtgtgtgtgtgtgtcttatgtGATAATCTGGCCTAAAGCTGAAATGGGTCTTACAGCGTGTGGAGAAGATCTTGCTGCTGTAGAACCTCTCCCACTCCTCAGGCACCGGCAGAGCCATGACGGTAACAGCATATTGGGACCCAACGGAGAGTCCGGGGAAAGGGTCCGACCTGTACACCttcagaacacagcagctgtcaTGACCATGGTTAAATATAGCACTGTGCATACTTTCATCTGTGATAAAGTGAGATAAGAGTTTTTGACGGATGTTTCATTAACAGAGAAGTTCTCTCTCGTGTCAAATCTCAATGTACTGTATTAAAATGCTCTGATTTCGTATGTTCTGTTCTGTATTCTATACTAATActggttttctctctgtttttgtgtccATAGTATGAATACAAATTGAACCACAAATAATCGATGCCTGAATGATAAGTTCCcacgtgtgttttttttaataggttttttatttttccccaaTTCTTTTTTGAATATTGATATAGTTTTTAGTTTACTTGATAATTGAAAACCAACAACATTTCATTGTCTTAGTTACTTCATATTTCCGAGTAATTGGCTCCCTACTTGTAGTATAATTCAGAAATAATAATCACAGTGTTTATGCCTTGAATTTTTCAAAGcttacttgtgtttttattcttggaCGTAACACTCTTGCACTTTTCTAGTAAAggaacatattttttttacaggtgAAAAATCTAAGTAATgggcatatacagtaatataAGGAGGAAAATGACaagttattaaataaataaatgaacaagcAAGCACACAggtaaatatttattatgattatgattatgattatgattatgatgattatgattatgattaacACATCTAACAGGATTAGGTTAGGTTAATATTTCATATGATtgagtaatacaaaataaaacacaaaacttagCAGTGCTTGATACTATAATACTGTCTTGTTTGATGAATcaattcttttcattttcaaagcaaTAGACAAACTAATCTCTGAAAATCCAGTTTGTGTGATATTTACTGTTTTCGTGCAGCAGTAGTTTAAACAGagtgcagaggaaacacagcacAGTGATCCTCTTTTCACTGGATTTTATTGTCAAAATGGTTTGCATATCATGGCGCTCCTTTCCCCTCCATCACTTCTACCACCTAGTACAGGGATTGCATGTCGggcagtgtttgtgtgggggGATCTGAGCAGTGATGTATTATGCATTTTActgtattgttttatattgtacaTTGTGCCTGTTGTTTTGAATGAACAGTTCTCCAATGGAGGTTCTTGTGGGACTTTTACAGCTTCTCCTACTTCGTAAGCGTAAAATCTATAGCTGATTCCTCTCAGGACATATTTTAACTTTATGGGATGGTATATGAGCAGAAACTAAAGGATTCTCAGAAAGTGGTAAGTGGTGTAAAGCCAGGACAGTGTCCTTCACAAAACAATATTTAGGATCCATTCAACTATTAAAAATGAAACCACTATATATTATCGATGTAAACCCTTATTATTTTGCTACAGCTGTTATCTAACTATCAAAATTTGCCTCTTGTGAGTATAAACCAGAAGAACTACAGTCTTCGTAATAAGAGTTCATTTTGTCAAACGGCATACCAGACATAAAAAGAAACCAAGACCAAAGTGAGAGGGGTCCCTTCCTACCCTTTGAGCATGTGTAGCCACGAGGGAGACGTTGCGGTGGAAGAGAAAGAGCTGACAGGCAACAGTAGATCCTCCCAACGCCTGGAGGGTCACCTGAAAGCCTCGCAGGAAGGCGATccctgcagaaaacacaaaatggacCAAAGGAAATCAGTGTCACAAATTCAGCAATCCATCATCCAAGTTGCATAGATCCTCCATTATCGAGAACATGTGTGTGCTGCTCCAGTTCAGTGCACGGCCAGTTTGGATTTTAACATACATGTGTCTGTATGTTAAACTGTCACCTCACTCATATGTGGACTAATCAAATGTCTCTGTACACTTTGAAGGATTCTCATGATACACGGCATCACTTTTATCTTTCAGTAATAACTCACTGTTTGAGACCTGAAATCACTTGTGCATGTCAAGACTGGATGTGGTAAATGAGATAGGGGGAGGTACCTCATGTTTGACAAGATAAATGATTCACAAAACTGGCTGAGAATTTCAAAAATCAACCAAACATCTGTTTGACACAGTCAGGTATGTGTCTTTTTGAGAACTGCATTGGAAAggtttgaaagaaaacattgacGTAATTTTGTATCAACACACCATAATAACTGGGTTTCCAGGAAACAAGAATAGTCTCAGAGGTGGGGTTTGGCTCCTGTACAGATTCAACCGTCACATCGTTTGGCGCTTGGACATAATGCTGACAGATCTCAGGGTCTTCTTCTCCTAGCAGCTCCAAGCATGGCCAAGGGATACAACCTGAGGAGAAACAGATACGTACAGTGACAAAGTGCTTCGGACATTTTCAGAGTATAGGCATTCATTT contains:
- the si:ch211-207e14.4 gene encoding interleukin-17 receptor D translates to MWRSALVVLQLVVLGLPLWAQDDVTATAFAPQDCTLDCVRQGAPGCEYCRITGADIKEALGFNSIQEFGSCIPWPCLELLGEEDPEICQHYVQAPNDVTVESVQEPNPTSETILVSWKPSYYGIAFLRGFQVTLQALGGSTVACQLFLFHRNVSLVATHAQRVYRSDPFPGLSVGSQYAVTVMALPVPEEWERFYSSKIFSTRSCEEKNGLEQCKNDWYPTYVEVQQEGTAITVTFNLAPQNLGITSYFSLCYANGMQNYTEITPNSSKNKTHHSYQLNDLQEGTNYTCEIAANEVDAVRKAFNVQVMHIHKEGPRTHFVTASLALILPLGLAVVAIIAVLLAALTRRKPELQMEKRDIKPDITKQYHDSGSQEEMVSLPRSRLTPPRLLICYSSFDGPAHVKAVMQLGAFIQQHMATQVCLDLWDSLSMAEEGSMAWHCRQIRESDFVLVICSQGFNHRFEPSGLESDDEEANRRLNFGSNSFSSNAAIQLMVEEVCRAKARGQDLSKYMAAIFEYSEETDIPTELRLVSQYRLMSDLPLLFSHLHGVALHRPGGYLKINNISEGSFAKLPAGAALQWAIHEAGLAIGGKIHTSVEEGE